From Hylaeus volcanicus isolate JK05 chromosome 2, UHH_iyHylVolc1.0_haploid, whole genome shotgun sequence, the proteins below share one genomic window:
- the LOC128872805 gene encoding DNA-directed RNA polymerases I and III subunit RPAC1 yields the protein MDESRKSRVILEEYGIPNASDYTNYQPQHDWNLQNFKKEFKIQVVRESEDERELEFDLIGYPVGFANAFRRVLLSEVPTMAIEKVYILNNTSLIQDEVLAHRLGLIPFRADPRLFEYPSSTTKDEDEVSDQDTLRYELKVSCTWNPQAPKDSRRTTDMYKNSNVYSKDIKWVPIGRQAELYPRGAEQLGVLENDILICKMRPGQEIHAFMHAVKGIGKDHAKFSPVATASYRLLPDIQLIKPVKGEMAERLKNCFSIGVIEIIEHKPGDPDSREARVKNPRYDSCSRNVFQHEDLKSCVRLSRVRNHVIFTIESVGTLTPAVLFVEAIKILKGKCKTFLEELENISQ from the exons atggaTGAAAGTCGAAAATCTCGTGTTATTCTCGAAGAATATGGTATACCTAAT GCTTCCGACTATACAAATTACCAACCACAACACGATtggaatttacaaaattttaaaaaa gaATTTAAAATACAGGTAGTCAGGGAATCTGAAGATGAACGTGAATtagaatttgatttaattggTTATCCTGTTGGTTTTGCTAATGCATTTCGTAGAGTTCTTCTGAGTGAAGTACCAACCATGGCTATAGAAAAAgtttatattctaaataacaCAAGCTTGATCCAAGACGAAGTTCTTGCTCATAG GTTGGGTCTCATACCGTTTCGAGCTGATCCCAGGCTATTCGAATATCCTTCATCCACTACTAAAGATGAAGATGAAGTTAGCGATCAAGACACACTCAGATATGAACTTAAGGTATCGTGCACCTGGAATCCTCAAGCTCCCAAAGATTCTAGAAGAACAACTGACATGTACAAGAATAGCAatg TGTATAGTAAAGACATTAAATGGGTTCCAATTGGACGCCAAGCAGAACTTTACCCTCGAGGAGCAGAACAATTAGGTGTTTTAGAAAATGATATCTTGATATGCAAAATGCGTCCTGGTCAAGAAATACATGCTTTTATGCATGCAGTTAAAGGAATTGGAAAAGATCATGCCAAATTTTCTCCTGTAG cTACAGCATCATACAGATTGTTACCAGACATACAACTAATAAAACCAGTTAAAGGTGAAATGGCGGAGCGCTTAAAAAACTGTTTCAGCATCGgtgtaatagaaattattgaaCATAAGCCTGGCGATCCAGATTCACGTGAAGCGAGGGTGAAGAACCCTCGTTACGATAGTTGTTCTAGAAATGTGTTTCAGCACGAAGACCTCAAATCATGCGTACGTTTAAGTAGGGTACGAAACCATGTCATTT TTACTATTGAATCCGTGGGAACGTTAACTCCAGCTGTGTTATTTGTGGAAgctattaaaattcttaagGGAAAATGTAAAACGTTTTTGGAAGAACTTGAAAATATTAGCCAATAA